The Micromonospora sp. NBC_00421 genome contains a region encoding:
- the mycP gene encoding type VII secretion-associated serine protease mycosin produces MSRSGSRRAMTILTAALLAAPPAAVVSSVTPAHAAPACATSPAPARPVAAVPWPQQRYAPQRLTPLTTGTGVIVAVIDSGVDRRHPQLRGRVLDGADFLDPGGDGTRDCAGHGTGVASIIAAGEGAGVAFRGLASGARILPVRVSEQQVVEGRESGRTVSAAGFAQAVRWAVDHEADVLNLSVVLYADVPAVRDAIDYAVRRDVVVVAAAGNLHDGGDPLPYPAAYPGVLGVGAVTPTGARAPFSQIGPYVDLVAPGSDVLMAAPGRGHQRAEGTSYAVPFVAGTAALLRQYRPELDAGEVTRRIVGTADPAPGGPRDGYGAGVLNPYRAVVETGADPLPAARPTMGLPAERVDPELLARRHRRTAARDRALLVAAVTGGAVAVAVLLAVVLPRGTRRRWHPAGSA; encoded by the coding sequence ATGTCCCGATCCGGCAGTCGACGGGCAATGACCATCCTGACCGCCGCCCTGCTGGCCGCCCCACCGGCGGCCGTCGTGTCGTCGGTCACCCCCGCCCACGCCGCCCCGGCCTGCGCCACGTCGCCCGCGCCGGCCCGGCCGGTCGCCGCCGTCCCCTGGCCCCAGCAACGGTACGCCCCGCAGCGGCTCACCCCGCTGACCACCGGCACCGGCGTCATCGTGGCGGTGATCGACTCGGGTGTCGACCGACGGCATCCCCAGCTGCGGGGCCGGGTGCTCGACGGCGCGGACTTCCTCGACCCGGGTGGCGACGGCACCCGGGACTGCGCCGGCCACGGCACCGGAGTAGCGAGCATCATCGCCGCCGGGGAGGGCGCCGGGGTGGCCTTCCGTGGGCTCGCGTCCGGGGCCCGCATCCTGCCGGTGCGGGTGAGCGAGCAGCAGGTCGTCGAGGGGCGGGAGTCGGGGCGTACGGTCAGCGCCGCCGGTTTCGCCCAAGCCGTCCGTTGGGCGGTGGACCACGAGGCCGACGTGCTCAACCTCTCCGTCGTGCTGTACGCCGACGTCCCCGCCGTGCGGGACGCGATCGACTACGCGGTCCGGCGGGACGTGGTCGTGGTGGCCGCCGCCGGCAACCTGCACGACGGCGGCGACCCGCTGCCCTACCCGGCGGCGTACCCGGGGGTGCTCGGCGTCGGGGCGGTCACCCCGACGGGCGCCCGTGCGCCGTTCTCGCAGATCGGCCCCTACGTCGACCTGGTCGCCCCTGGCAGTGACGTGCTGATGGCCGCACCGGGGCGGGGCCACCAGCGCGCCGAGGGAACCAGTTACGCCGTCCCGTTCGTGGCGGGCACCGCGGCGCTGCTTCGGCAGTACCGGCCGGAACTCGATGCCGGGGAGGTGACCCGCCGGATCGTGGGCACCGCCGATCCGGCGCCGGGCGGGCCACGGGACGGCTACGGGGCCGGGGTGCTCAACCCGTACCGGGCGGTGGTGGAGACCGGCGCCGACCCCCTGCCGGCCGCCCGACCGACGATGGGCCTGCCGGCGGAGCGGGTCGACCCGGAGCTCCTGGCCCGACGGCACCGACGGACGGCGGCCCGGGACCGGGCGCTGCTGGTCGCCGCCGTCACCGGCGGAGCGGTGGCGGTGGCGGTGCTGCTGGCCGTCGTGCTCCCCCGCGGTACCCGCCGCCGCTGGCACCCGGCCGGATCCGCCTGA
- a CDS encoding WXG100 family type VII secretion target, with protein sequence MDHGVLVVNFAALHQAGADIQKALNTLDSQLGQLERDAAPLVAGWDGEARQAYEQRQARWRSASQDLQAMLRDIKLAVDDSAADYLNTEKRNVGLFQ encoded by the coding sequence ATGGACCACGGTGTGCTGGTCGTCAACTTCGCCGCGCTGCACCAGGCCGGCGCGGACATCCAGAAGGCCCTGAACACCCTCGACTCACAGCTCGGTCAGCTGGAACGGGACGCCGCGCCACTGGTCGCCGGCTGGGACGGTGAGGCCCGGCAGGCATACGAGCAGCGGCAGGCGCGGTGGCGTTCCGCCTCGCAGGACCTCCAGGCGATGCTGCGCGACATCAAACTCGCGGTGGACGACTCCGCCGCCGACTACCTCAACACCGAGAAACGGAACGTCGGCCTGTTCCAGTGA
- a CDS encoding WXG100 family type VII secretion target — translation MSQTQAEAAVMQHTATKFEQVDQSLQAMLTGLMAELEVLQQAWRGAGGRSFEQVKQQWGKDQATLQRALRETATAIRTAGRQYDASDTEAAGRVAGTNRGIHLPL, via the coding sequence GTGTCCCAGACCCAGGCAGAGGCTGCGGTGATGCAGCACACCGCCACGAAGTTCGAGCAGGTGGACCAGTCCCTGCAGGCCATGCTGACCGGCCTGATGGCCGAGTTGGAGGTGTTGCAGCAGGCCTGGCGGGGCGCCGGTGGGCGCTCGTTCGAGCAGGTCAAGCAGCAGTGGGGGAAGGACCAAGCCACCCTGCAACGGGCCCTGCGGGAGACCGCGACGGCCATCCGCACCGCAGGCCGGCAGTACGACGCCTCGGACACCGAGGCCGCCGGCCGGGTCGCCGGCACCAACCGCGGCATCCACCTGCCGCTCTGA
- the eccE gene encoding type VII secretion protein EccE — translation MTASTTDRPVRRRPPPAHGAPHRARPGSAVRPGQVVAAQVAMALPVAAYGHGPGAAALAAVGAVVLAGLGWGRWRGRWLFDWWGAATGYATRRRGLPTDATPAALLGLVLPDAVLGSVELTAGPTGVVDDAAGLTVLLDLGDPGDLLGDRSHPLPDPGTLLPPAGAEQPPVRVQLLLHAMPAPAAGVSGTAGTSYRQLTEGRLPGQERALLAVRVLRAPGWSDADLRRALAGTVRRIVRRVGPMPARPLGEHAALRVLCELAHHDGGRPVRETWSMLRTGDLCQATFRLVSWPDARVDPGRRLVARLLALPATATSVSLCVGPRTGGGTAPPPAELTVRLATPTPAELELAAEGLCRLVADAGGELCRLDGAHLPGLAATLPLAVPAVAEVTAPEADPPELTLDGAGLMVGANRHGGAVTVRLFRAEGTRLVLVGGLAAAQLLVLRALALGAGVVVQTGRPRAWEPFVRGVGGQQGGVAVVPTGRAVGAGSPLRPLLVVSDAGTPVGEPAPGVGWVSTLVVRDELTPTDVDTLGRADLAVLQPLDPAEAALAGTALGLGGSAEWLTRVRADMVAVVNRRALRWALLSPTPIESQLVGRPGRR, via the coding sequence GTGACGGCGAGCACGACCGATCGGCCGGTCCGGCGTCGACCGCCGCCGGCCCACGGGGCTCCGCACCGGGCCCGCCCGGGTTCCGCCGTACGCCCGGGTCAGGTGGTCGCCGCGCAGGTCGCGATGGCGTTGCCGGTGGCCGCGTACGGTCACGGGCCCGGTGCGGCCGCGCTCGCCGCTGTCGGGGCGGTCGTGCTGGCCGGTCTCGGTTGGGGGCGCTGGCGTGGGCGGTGGCTCTTCGACTGGTGGGGTGCCGCCACCGGCTACGCCACCCGACGGCGCGGGCTACCCACCGACGCCACCCCGGCGGCCCTGCTGGGTCTGGTGCTCCCCGACGCCGTGCTGGGCTCGGTGGAGCTGACCGCAGGCCCGACGGGGGTGGTCGACGACGCCGCCGGGTTGACCGTCCTGCTCGACCTCGGCGACCCGGGTGACCTGCTCGGCGACCGGTCGCACCCGCTGCCCGACCCCGGCACGCTGCTGCCGCCGGCCGGGGCCGAACAACCGCCTGTGCGGGTGCAGTTGCTGCTGCACGCCATGCCCGCGCCGGCGGCGGGGGTGTCCGGCACGGCCGGGACGTCGTACCGGCAGTTGACCGAGGGGCGGCTGCCGGGGCAGGAGCGGGCCCTGCTCGCGGTCCGCGTGCTGCGGGCGCCCGGCTGGTCCGACGCCGACCTGCGCCGGGCGCTCGCCGGCACGGTGCGGCGGATCGTCCGCCGGGTCGGACCGATGCCGGCCAGGCCGCTCGGTGAGCATGCCGCGCTGCGGGTGCTGTGCGAACTGGCCCACCACGACGGCGGACGACCGGTCCGGGAGACCTGGTCGATGCTGCGCACCGGCGACCTGTGCCAGGCGACCTTCCGGTTGGTCAGTTGGCCGGACGCCCGGGTCGATCCGGGCCGCCGGCTGGTGGCCCGGTTGCTGGCCCTGCCGGCGACCGCCACCAGCGTGTCGCTCTGCGTCGGCCCGCGTACCGGCGGCGGCACCGCGCCGCCACCGGCCGAGCTGACGGTACGGCTGGCCACCCCGACGCCGGCCGAGCTGGAACTCGCCGCCGAGGGGTTGTGCCGGCTCGTCGCCGATGCCGGTGGGGAACTGTGCCGGCTCGACGGCGCGCACCTGCCCGGCCTGGCTGCCACGTTGCCGTTGGCGGTACCCGCGGTGGCGGAGGTGACCGCGCCGGAGGCGGACCCACCGGAGCTGACCCTGGACGGGGCCGGGCTGATGGTGGGGGCCAACCGGCACGGCGGCGCGGTGACCGTCCGGCTGTTCCGCGCGGAGGGCACCCGGCTGGTGCTGGTCGGCGGGCTGGCGGCGGCGCAACTGCTGGTGCTGCGGGCGCTGGCGCTGGGTGCCGGGGTCGTCGTGCAGACCGGTCGGCCCCGCGCCTGGGAACCGTTCGTCCGGGGGGTCGGCGGTCAGCAGGGCGGGGTCGCGGTGGTCCCGACCGGTCGGGCGGTGGGCGCGGGCTCGCCGCTGCGGCCACTGCTGGTGGTGAGCGACGCGGGTACCCCGGTGGGCGAGCCGGCGCCGGGGGTGGGCTGGGTGTCCACCCTGGTGGTCCGGGACGAACTGACCCCGACGGACGTCGACACCCTGGGCCGGGCCGACCTGGCGGTGCTGCAGCCCCTCGACCCGGCGGAGGCCGCCCTGGCGGGCACGGCGCTGGGGTTGGGCGGTTCGGCGGAGTGGCTGACCCGGGTCCGGGCCGACATGGTCGCGGTGGTCAACCGTCGGGCGCTGCGGTGGGCGCTACTCTCGCCCACCCCGATCGAGTCGCAACTGGTCGGCCGCCCCGGTCGCCGCTGA
- a CDS encoding phage holin family protein: MDFLKGLLIRLGSTAVAFWLATLLIPGITLDTDSAGEAIVTLVLVSVIFGVVNAVLQPIIKTVGCGFYLLTLGLIALVVNGLLFLLTSWIADQADLPFHVDGFWPEAVLGALLVGIVTWILGAVLDRD, encoded by the coding sequence ATGGATTTCCTGAAGGGTCTTCTGATCAGGTTGGGCTCCACGGCGGTGGCCTTCTGGCTGGCGACACTGCTCATCCCGGGTATCACGCTCGACACCGACTCGGCCGGCGAGGCGATCGTCACGCTGGTGCTGGTGTCGGTGATCTTCGGGGTGGTCAACGCGGTGCTCCAGCCGATCATCAAGACCGTCGGCTGCGGTTTCTACCTGCTCACCCTCGGGTTGATCGCCCTGGTCGTCAACGGTCTGCTGTTCCTGCTCACCAGCTGGATCGCCGACCAGGCGGACCTGCCGTTCCACGTGGACGGGTTCTGGCCGGAGGCGGTGCTCGGCGCGCTCCTCGTCGGCATCGTTACCTGGATTCTCGGGGCCGTCCTCGACCGCGACTGA